A window of the Miscanthus floridulus cultivar M001 chromosome 14, ASM1932011v1, whole genome shotgun sequence genome harbors these coding sequences:
- the LOC136504943 gene encoding uncharacterized protein — protein MASAAAAPRPPAPAPAPPPPPPPPPPAAAVHWLGPRVSFSLDDAEGGGGREAAAAGGKAGAGPSACAGAGADFEFLLGGCAAACSMLPADELFSGGKLVPLRIPAPADETAAAGASVGVGVGVGVEVEEVTAKSALLPNQEQAPAPETPRAEVEAAAEPKIPARRWRDLLRLRKQQASSSSGAPAEPRPLRRLLRRGPKPPEPEPSLSLPLLREPETTKSAEKTAPATAPSSSSQHQSLLPPKIRLSPSASASQQQQASASAATFQSHSPSQSQSPPPPPPPPPPPPSAVAADSPRLNAAGKVVFNGLGRSSSSPSSLAGGRRHRNAGPGSGGMERSYSAHVRVAPVLNVPVCSLRGSRKSVSVFGIDRLFSPSGAGSASSSSSSAGGAARKNKAAKKDVAPAAGAGAQ, from the coding sequence ATGgcttccgccgccgccgcgccgcggccCCCGGCCCCGGCTCCggcacctccgccgccgccgccccctcccccgcCTGCGGCGGCGGTGCACTGGCTGGGCCCGCGGGTGTCGTTCAGCCTCGACGAcgcggaaggaggcggcggaagggAGGCTGCGGCGGCGGGAGGGAAGGCCGGGGCCGGGCCCAGCGCCTGCGCCGGAGCCGGCGCCGACTTCGAGTTCCTGCTCGGCGGATGCGCCGCGGCATGCTCCATGCTCCCCGCCGACGAGCTCTTCTCCGGGGGCAAGCTGGTCCCGCTCCGTATCCCCGCGCCCGCGGACGAGACGGCGGCGGCCGGGGCGagtgtgggggtgggggtgggggtgggggtggaagTGGAGGAGGTGACGGCAAAGTCAGCGCTGCTGCCGAACCAGGAGCAGGCCCCGGCGCCGGAGACGCCGCGGGCCGAGgtcgaggcggcggcggagcccAAGATCCCCGCGAGGAGGTGGCGGGATCTACTGCGTCTGCGGAAGCAgcaggcgtcgtcgtcgtcgggggCCCCGGCGGAGCCGAGGCCGCTGCGCCGGCTCCTCCGCCGGGGCCCGAAGCCGCCCGAGCCGGAGCCGTCGCTCAGCCTGCCGCTGCTCCGCGAGCCCGAAACCACCAAGTCCGCCGAGAAGACCGCTCCTGCAACCGCACCTTCGTCGTCGTCGCAGCACCAGAGCCTGCTGCCTCCCAAGATCCGGCTGTCCCCGTCCGCGTCCgcgtcgcagcagcagcaggcttcgGCGTCCGCGGCGACGTTCCAGTCGCATTCCCCGTCCCAGTCCCAGTCGCCCCCGCCAcccccgcctccgccgcctcccccTCCATCGGCGGTGGCGGCCGACAGCCCGCGCCTGAACGCGGCGGGGAAGGTGGTGTTCAACGGCCTCGGGCGGAGCTCCAGCAGCCCGAGCAGCCTGGCCGGCGGTCGGCGCCACCGCAACGCGGGTCCAGGCAGCGGCGGCATGGAGCGGTCGTACTCGGCGCACGTCCGCGTGGCGCCCGTCCTCAACGTGCCCGTCTGCTCCCTCCGCGGCTCCCGCAAGTCCGTCTCCGTCTTCGGCATCGACCGCCTCTTCTCCCCGTCTGGCGCCGGCtccgcctcctcatcctcctcctctgccggCGGCGCGGCCAGGAAGAACAAGGCCGCCAAGAAGGACGTAgcccccgccgccggcgcc